One window of Chlamydia sp. 04-14 genomic DNA carries:
- a CDS encoding DEAD/DEAH box helicase translates to MVLNALAGFRQTAMDYLATNRQDIALDFSGDCYSIRIPDEDSPDGDWVSTLKFSDIDNLTFASCSCPDGDCCVHLMTAFFSAYDAHGWLPLHYKFERSFWYALFLKLFIEESHLRADGDKHYSIISSHATLEISALSSEAFTEWLPIIHQSPEPKTYTEKTFPQSVLYRIAKYFFFSSEAGARLDLIENNQGFPTQFAMQWEGISLKGEILDFATLENLFPKINFSQTSLPGNYSDFSITKVRVVPEESKVYFTVEPIAHNHAGQSITEIGSIGYIAGSQQVILPSEETFVSIYVISLLPETLKKQILSLLHYDSEERPIRYSIYFLRDSSISFSAYLDSPGDLENGKLIYPDFCYVPERGLFTVRGLLSPQISFVVKADQVEEFLDNEGLLIREPGFEVFTDRVPEGQLTYNITQQGVLLFHYNTGDPAAIDIHYGPWTYYSGQGFFLQRKADLEIQDGLIVEADQIPNFIMKHEVVLRTISNFFAPTPPLKNLFFEVHKETKGSGLCLKPVFQGLEEENCRLFGVFLYRENLGFNLLPTPLQSLCSLPKKIPPEQVPEFINQNFHNDKLVFADPQLCLPETFELVILSITRPHPSSPLHLHLELKTNIGSIPLGVVLQALKNKKAFAFTKAGFLSFQHCLFQFLKQFISAQKCLISENTVIATVTDIFKLDALAPLSTHEKINASASDLAFFSQLKAACLPPIPQNLFSTDHKLRPYQNSGLLWLWFLYNHRLSGLLCDEMGLGKTHQATALLDIVFQSAEPTERPKFLVVCPTSVLPHWEHTLATHLPTVSIFAFHGPNKPEQLPPTDVIITSYGTLRQNYAKFYKISFTVTVFDEIHMAKNKNSQIHKILCRLDSQMKLGLTGTPIENNLLEFKGLLDIILPNYLPSDALFKKLFTKKNTAEIDDEIIPSQDLLLKLTRPFILRRTKKLVLPELPEKVESIIPCTLSPEQKKLYLSTLKREKAQIQQLESPEEQTVNYLHVFALLNHLKQICNHPAIFFKNPDKYREHESGKWEAFVRLLHESLSSGYKVVVFSQYIHMIRIIMLYLEEIGVKYASIQGKSLNRKEEIEYFTTDPECRVFVGSLLAAGTGINLTAGNVVIMYDRWWNPAKENQALDRVHRIGQKNTVFIYKLMTEDTLEERIHYLIEKKIRLLDKVISTQDSNILHMLNREDLITILSYKDERNGVDDTTNSIPDGTEESLL, encoded by the coding sequence ATGGTTTTAAACGCTTTAGCTGGCTTTCGTCAAACAGCGATGGATTATCTCGCTACGAATCGCCAAGACATCGCTTTAGATTTTTCTGGAGATTGTTATAGCATCCGAATTCCCGATGAGGACTCTCCTGATGGGGATTGGGTCAGCACACTAAAATTTAGTGATATTGACAATCTAACTTTTGCTTCCTGCAGCTGTCCTGATGGGGATTGTTGCGTTCATTTAATGACCGCATTTTTCTCAGCTTACGACGCTCATGGGTGGCTACCTCTGCACTATAAATTCGAGAGATCTTTTTGGTATGCGTTGTTCTTAAAGTTATTCATAGAGGAATCGCATCTACGTGCTGATGGTGATAAACACTATTCTATAATATCTTCTCATGCAACTTTAGAGATTTCTGCGTTGTCTTCTGAAGCTTTTACAGAATGGCTGCCTATCATCCATCAATCTCCCGAGCCTAAAACTTATACTGAAAAAACTTTTCCTCAGTCTGTTTTATATCGCATAGCAAAATACTTTTTCTTCTCTTCTGAAGCAGGAGCACGCTTAGACCTTATTGAAAATAATCAGGGTTTCCCTACGCAATTTGCAATGCAATGGGAGGGTATCTCTTTAAAAGGAGAGATTTTAGATTTTGCAACTTTAGAAAACCTATTTCCAAAGATTAATTTTTCTCAAACATCTCTCCCTGGAAATTATAGTGATTTTTCTATAACCAAAGTACGTGTAGTCCCTGAAGAATCTAAAGTATACTTCACTGTCGAACCGATCGCACATAATCATGCAGGACAATCTATAACTGAAATTGGCTCTATCGGCTATATAGCAGGATCTCAACAAGTTATTCTGCCTTCGGAAGAAACCTTCGTTTCTATTTATGTAATATCCCTACTTCCTGAAACTCTAAAAAAACAAATATTATCCCTTCTGCATTATGATTCTGAAGAACGTCCAATCCGTTATTCTATCTATTTTTTAAGGGATTCTTCTATTTCCTTTTCAGCCTATCTAGATTCTCCTGGAGATCTAGAGAACGGGAAACTCATCTATCCCGACTTTTGTTATGTCCCTGAAAGAGGATTGTTTACAGTAAGGGGGCTACTCTCTCCTCAAATCTCATTCGTTGTTAAAGCAGATCAAGTTGAGGAGTTTTTAGATAATGAGGGGTTATTAATTCGCGAACCAGGATTTGAAGTATTTACTGATCGTGTTCCTGAAGGGCAGTTAACGTATAATATTACACAACAAGGTGTTTTACTATTCCATTACAACACTGGTGATCCTGCAGCTATAGATATTCATTATGGTCCTTGGACATACTATTCCGGGCAGGGATTTTTCTTACAAAGAAAAGCAGATCTAGAAATTCAGGATGGTTTGATTGTAGAGGCTGATCAAATTCCTAATTTCATTATGAAACATGAGGTCGTTTTAAGAACGATCTCCAACTTCTTTGCTCCTACACCACCTCTGAAAAATCTTTTCTTTGAAGTACATAAAGAAACTAAAGGTTCAGGATTGTGTTTAAAACCTGTATTTCAAGGTTTAGAAGAAGAAAATTGCCGACTATTTGGTGTTTTTCTTTATCGAGAAAATCTAGGATTTAACCTGCTTCCCACCCCCTTACAATCATTATGCTCTCTACCAAAGAAAATTCCTCCTGAGCAAGTTCCTGAGTTTATAAATCAAAACTTCCATAATGATAAGCTTGTTTTTGCAGATCCCCAACTTTGTCTTCCGGAAACATTCGAGCTTGTCATATTATCGATAACACGCCCTCATCCCTCATCGCCATTACATTTGCATTTAGAACTCAAAACCAACATTGGTTCTATACCCCTGGGGGTTGTGCTACAAGCATTGAAAAACAAAAAAGCTTTTGCTTTTACTAAAGCTGGATTCTTAAGTTTCCAACACTGCCTATTTCAATTCTTAAAACAATTTATCTCCGCTCAAAAATGTCTGATTTCTGAAAATACTGTAATTGCTACAGTGACAGATATTTTCAAATTAGACGCTTTAGCACCACTGTCTACGCATGAAAAAATTAATGCAAGTGCATCCGATTTAGCGTTTTTCTCTCAGCTTAAAGCAGCTTGTTTGCCGCCTATTCCACAAAATCTATTTTCTACAGATCATAAACTACGCCCGTATCAAAATAGCGGCTTGTTATGGTTATGGTTCTTGTATAACCACCGTTTATCTGGACTACTTTGTGATGAGATGGGGTTAGGGAAAACCCACCAAGCTACAGCGTTATTAGATATTGTTTTCCAATCTGCAGAACCTACAGAGCGGCCGAAGTTTCTTGTTGTCTGTCCCACTAGCGTATTGCCCCATTGGGAACACACACTAGCAACACATCTGCCTACAGTAAGTATTTTTGCTTTTCACGGTCCTAATAAACCTGAACAGCTTCCCCCTACTGACGTAATTATTACTTCATATGGGACCTTAAGACAAAATTACGCTAAGTTTTATAAGATTTCATTCACGGTAACGGTATTTGATGAAATCCACATGGCAAAAAATAAAAATAGCCAAATTCATAAGATTCTCTGCCGATTAGATTCTCAAATGAAATTGGGATTAACAGGAACTCCTATAGAAAATAACCTTCTTGAGTTCAAAGGTCTTTTAGACATTATTCTCCCTAATTATCTCCCGTCAGATGCTTTATTTAAGAAGTTATTCACGAAGAAAAATACCGCAGAAATAGATGACGAGATTATTCCATCACAAGATCTACTACTCAAATTAACTCGACCTTTCATCTTAAGAAGAACAAAAAAACTCGTTCTCCCAGAACTGCCTGAAAAAGTAGAATCGATAATTCCTTGTACGTTATCTCCAGAACAGAAAAAGCTCTATCTATCTACATTAAAAAGAGAAAAAGCGCAGATTCAACAACTGGAATCTCCAGAAGAACAGACAGTCAACTATCTCCATGTATTTGCCTTATTGAATCATCTCAAACAAATCTGCAACCATCCAGCAATCTTCTTTAAAAATCCTGACAAATACCGAGAACACGAATCCGGAAAATGGGAAGCTTTTGTTCGACTACTTCACGAGTCATTGTCCTCAGGATATAAGGTTGTTGTCTTTTCACAATACATTCATATGATTCGTATTATTATGTTATATCTCGAAGAGATTGGCGTAAAATATGCCTCTATTCAAGGAAAATCCTTAAATAGAAAAGAAGAGATAGAATATTTTACTACAGATCCTGAATGTCGTGTATTCGTGGGTTCATTACTCGCTGCAGGAACAGGAATTAACCTTACTGCCGGCAACGTCGTAATCATGTACGATCGCTGGTGGAATCCTGCTAAAGAAAATCAAGCTTTGGATCGTGTTCATAGAATAGGGCAAAAAAATACCGTATTTATCTACAAACTCATGACAGAGGACACGTTAGAAGAACGTATCCACTACCTCATTGAAAAGAAGATCCGTTTATTAGATAAAGTTATCTCCACTCAAGATTCTAATATTCTCCATATGTTAAATAGAGAAGATTTGATCACGATTCTATCGTATAAAGATGAACGCAATGGAGTGGACGACACAACAAATAGCATACCCGATGGCACTGAAGAGTCGCTTCTTTAA
- the brnQ gene encoding branched-chain amino acid transport system II carrier protein — MNKNASNRVSSKKELSVWSIGGSIFAMFFGAGNIVFPLALGYHYHSHPWFACFGMMLTAVCVPLLGLFSMLLYSGDYKNFFSSIGKIPGMVFIIAILCLIGPFGGIPRAIAVSHSTLASLSDSKTTLLPNLPIFSLICCVLIYLFACKLSKLIQWLGSVFFPIMLTTLLWIIFKGLTIPANPSFLESANARQAWLAGITEGFNTMDLLAAFFFCSIVLISIRQMIANGNADDETPLNFQKINKKDKRTLGLAFALAAALLGLIYLGFALCASRHAGLLTHVGKGQILGRISAIALGPNSLLTGVCVFVACLTTEIALVGIVADFLARIISSKRMTYSNAVIFTLIPSYLISILNFENISLLLLPLLQLSYPALIALTCGSIAYKLWNFRHVQALFYLTLSLTIVLRLVS; from the coding sequence ATGAATAAAAACGCTTCTAATAGGGTTAGTTCTAAAAAAGAACTCTCTGTTTGGTCGATCGGAGGATCTATTTTTGCTATGTTCTTTGGAGCAGGCAACATAGTATTTCCTTTAGCTCTGGGTTATCACTACCATTCACACCCCTGGTTCGCTTGTTTTGGAATGATGCTTACCGCGGTTTGTGTCCCCCTATTAGGTTTGTTTAGTATGTTGTTATATTCCGGAGATTATAAAAATTTTTTTTCCTCTATTGGAAAAATCCCTGGAATGGTTTTCATTATAGCAATTTTATGTTTGATAGGTCCTTTCGGAGGAATTCCTAGAGCAATTGCTGTATCACATTCAACTTTAGCTTCCTTATCGGATTCAAAAACAACTCTACTGCCTAATTTGCCTATTTTCAGTTTGATTTGTTGTGTTCTGATTTACCTATTTGCATGCAAACTTAGTAAACTCATCCAATGGTTGGGATCCGTATTTTTCCCAATCATGTTGACCACTCTACTTTGGATAATTTTCAAAGGGCTAACCATTCCTGCAAATCCCAGTTTCTTAGAATCTGCGAATGCCCGACAAGCCTGGTTAGCTGGAATTACAGAAGGCTTCAATACTATGGACCTTCTTGCAGCCTTTTTCTTCTGCTCCATTGTATTAATTTCTATACGACAAATGATAGCAAATGGAAATGCTGATGATGAAACACCTTTAAACTTTCAAAAAATCAATAAAAAAGACAAACGCACTTTAGGTTTAGCTTTTGCTTTGGCTGCGGCACTTCTCGGATTAATTTATTTAGGGTTTGCCCTATGTGCTTCTCGTCATGCAGGTTTGCTAACTCATGTAGGAAAAGGACAAATTCTGGGAAGAATTTCTGCTATTGCTCTTGGGCCAAATAGTTTATTGACTGGTGTATGTGTGTTTGTTGCTTGCTTGACAACAGAGATTGCTTTAGTTGGGATTGTTGCTGACTTTTTAGCCCGCATCATCTCATCAAAAAGAATGACGTATTCTAATGCAGTAATTTTCACTCTGATACCCTCATATCTAATTTCTATTTTAAACTTCGAAAATATCAGTCTCCTTCTATTGCCCCTACTACAGCTAAGTTATCCTGCATTAATCGCTTTGACTTGCGGAAGTATTGCTTATAAGTTGTGGAATTTCCGACACGTCCAAGCTTTGTTTTATTTAACCCTCTCTCTTACAATCGTTTTGCGATTGGTGAGTTGA